In the genome of Streptomyces violaceoruber, the window GTGCTGTGCTGCTGGTGCTGCTGGTCGTGCTTGCCGCGCGGTCTGCCGGGACAGCGCACGCCCGGGAGGGCCGCTCAAAGCTTCCCGGTGTACGTGTCCCGGCAACGCACCTCTGGGAAAGTCCCCCAAGACATCCCCAGATGCCAGGTGGCGCCCCCCAAGACGCTGCCTGACATCGCCAACTTAGACCTTCGAACCCCTTCGATGGTTACGTTCGCATCACTGTGATCTGCGTCTCTTGCATATGTCCGTTAGGTGCGCAAGAGCCCCGTACGTCGCACGGGCCTCAAGCGTAGGGAAGATGCGCGAGCCTTGTGAAGAGCTTATGTGAGGCGCGTGCCGGACTCCAGAGGCGCAGCCCCACGACCTGCATGAAATGCGGACCAGTCGTCGCGGCTCGTCCGCCCCCTGTCACAGCGCGGCGGCGCGCCTGCGCACCAGGAGGTTCTGCGTCCCCAGGCCGATGGCCAGATACGCGTACAACGACGCGGCCCCCAGCAGTCCGGCTCCGGCCGCCCGGTCCGTCCACAGCGCCAGCCCGATGTGGGTGGCGGCCGAGGCGATCCACAGTCCGGTCGTCGCCGCCGTCCCCTTGCGCAGCACCTCGCTCCCGGGCCCACGCCAGATCTGTACGGTCCGGGCCCTGGCCGCGCCGAAGGACGCCGCGACGGCCAGGCTCGCCACCAGGAGGACGACGGCCGGCACGGTCAGGGGGTGGTGCTCGTCGACCGAGGCGATACCGAAGGCGAGCCCGGCCACCCCGAGGACACCGAGGACCACAGGGGCGATCAGTGAGCCGGTACGCCGCACAGGACGGGTACGCAGCTGCTGCCGCACCACCAGGCCCACGACCGCCACGGCTATGAGGGCAGGCCCGCTGGTGGTGTTCTGCACGTCGACTCCCCGTTGTAGTACTGCTTGGTGCTGCGCTGTCAGCGCTGATCATTATGCTCGGGAGCCCCGCGGCGCCCGCGCGGTCGCGGTCAGCGGATCGGGGTGCGCCGCCACGTAGTCGCAGGCCGCTTCGGAGAAGGCGCGGACGCGGTTGTTGTCCGCCGCGGCGAGCCAGACCAGGCGCCACTCGTATACCGGGGCGCCCTCGACCGGGACGAACGCCACGTCGGGGCGGGCGTCGTACACACTCGCGTGGGTCGGGACGGGGAAGACCCCGTGGCCCGCGCCGACCAGCGCCCACATCTCCTGGACACTGCCGAATTCCGTGCTCCTCCCGGCGGCCCGGCCCCCCGGCGCTCCGCCGAGGGGGAACGACGGCGCATCCGCCCGCCCTGCGGCGAACAACCGCTCCGCGCCCTCCGGAGCGACCCATCGGGCCGCCTGCCCGGGAGTGGAGGCCCGCACCGCCTGTTCCGCAGCCGCCCGCGGCCGCAGCACCTCGTACCGCGCGAGTTCCGCCACGTCCACCGCCTCCCGCCGGGCCAGGGGATGCCGTGCCGAGACGGCGAGCATCGGCGCCTCCCGGAACAGCACCGGGCCCGCGCCGTGCTCGGGTGCGAGCGTCGATAGCGGAGCCGCGAAGTTGTCGATGAGCAGAACGTCGATCACGTCGTCGCGCAGTGGCGCCGTCCCGTCCGTGAAGCGGCTCTCGTGCAGCCGTACCTCGCATCCCGGATGCCGGGTCCGCAGCAGCTCCGCCGCGCGCACCACGAACTCCGCGGTGGCCGTCCCCAGGAACCCGACCCGCAGCACCCCGTCCACGCCCCGGCCCGCGGCCACGGCTCGCGCGAAGGCGTCCAGGACCGCCTGGTGCGCGGGCTTCAGATCCTCGAAGAGGCGCCGCCCGATCGCGGTGAAGGCCACCCGTCGGCTGGTCCGCTCGAAGAGGGCCGCGCCGACCGACCGCTCCAGCTTCTGGACCGTCTTGCTGACCATGGCCACCGAGACGTGCAGCCGCTCGGCACTGCGCCCGAAGTGGAGTTCCTCGCCGACCGTCAGGAAGATCTCGATCTCACGCCGCTCCACCACGCCCCCCACCGTCAACCCACGGGTCAACGATCCTTGCACGATTGCCAATTGATGGCGATTCCCGGGTGGCCGAGGCTGTGAGCACACCGCAGGAACGCGGTCCCGAAGCGCCATCCACGAAAGGCGATCACCATGACGTCCCCCGCACTCACCCTGGTCCTGGGCGGAACCGGAAAGACCGGACGCCGTGTCGTGCGCCGGCTGACCGGTCGCGGCCACGTGGTCCGGATCGGCTCACGGACCGGCGGAATCCCCTTCGACTGGAACGACTCCACGACCTGGCAGCCCGCCCTGACCGGCGTGGACGCCGTCTACGTCACCTACCAGCCGGACCTCGCCGTGCCCGGCGCCCCCGAGGCGATCGGCGCCTTCGCCGAACTCGCCGTACGGACCGGAGCACGCCGCCTCGTGCTGCTCTCCGGGCGCGGTGAGCCGGAGGCCGAGGCGTGCGAGAAGGCGCTGGCGGCCTCGGGTGCGCAATGGACGGTCCTGCGTGCCTCGTTCTTCGCCCAGAACTTCAGCGAGGGCGACTTCCTCGGCCCGGTCCTCGACGGGGAACTCGCGCTGCCGGTCGGGGACGTCCAGGAGCCGTTCGTCGATGCCGACGACATCGCCGAGGTCGCCGCCACCGTCCTGGCCGAAGGCGGGCACACCGGCCGCACCTACGACCTGACCGGGCCCCGGCTGCTCACCTTCGCGCAGGCCACGGCAGCGATCGGCGCGGCGACCGGCCGCGAGATCGGCTACGTCACCGTCCCCGCGGAGGCCTACGCGGCCGAACTCGCCGCGCACGGCGTCCCGGACGCCGTCACCGACCTGCTGACCTACCTGTTCACGAGCGTCCTCGACGGCCGCAACGCCTATCTCGGAGACGGCGTCCGGCAGGTCCTCGGCCGGCCGGCCCGCGACTTCACCGACCACGTCGCCGAGGCCGCGGCCACCGGCGTCTGGACCCCCGGGGCTGCCTCGTGAAAACCACGCAGACCGGTACCCTGCTCGCCGCCGTCATCGCCTCCGGCCTGATGGCGGGGCTCTTCGCAGCCTTCGCCTACTCCGTGATGCCGGGGCTGCGCGGTACCTCCGACCACACGTTCGTCGCGACGATGCAGGGCATCAACAAGGCGATACTCAACCCCGTGTTCATGCTCCCCTTCGTGGGGACGATCCCGCTGATCGCTCTGGCGGTGTTCCTCGCCCGGCGCGGCCACGGGCGGCCGGCGCTGCCCTGGCTCGTCGCCGCGCTCGTGCTGTACCTGGTCGCGTTCGCGGTGACCGTCGCGGCCAACGTCCCGCTCAACGACCAGTTGGAGCGGGCCGGCGCACCGGACTCCATCGGCGACCTGGCCGCCGTCCGCGAACGGTTCGAGGCGGCCTGGGTCGCCTGGAACATCGTGCGCGCGCTGCTGCACACGGCGGCCTTCGCCTGCCTGGCCTGGGCCCTGGTCCTGTACGGCGCGGACCGGGTCCGCACCGACCGGGCAGCAGCGTCCACCTCCGGCACGTCGCCGGCGTACGGGTACGGCGCCGGTCACGAGCGGCCCTTCACGGCCGGCGCGCGCAGCACGTGAACAGGGGTGCGGCGGCCCGGTCGGCGGCCGGTGCGGGGCTATCGGAAAGCGCGCAGCCGAAGGCTGTTGGTGACCACGAAGACCGAGGAGAAGGCCATCGCCGCCCCCGCGATCATCGGGTTCAGCAGCCCGGCGGCGGCCAGCGGCAGCGCGGCCACGTTGTAGCCGAAGGCCCACACGAGATTGCCCTTGATCGTGGCCAGGGTGCGCCGGGAGAGCCGGATCGCGTCCGCCGCCACCCGCAGGTCACCGCGCACCAGCGTCAGGTCGCCCGCCTCGATCGCCGCGTCCGTCCCCGTGCCCATCGCCAGGCCCAGATCGGCGGTGGCGAGGGCGGCCGCGTCGTTGACGCCGTCGCCGACCATGGCGACCGTACGGCCCTCGGCCCGCAGCCGCTCCACCACCGCGACCTTGTCCTCGGGCAGCACCTCGGCGATCACCTCGTCGATGCCGACGGCCGCCGCGACCGACTCGGCCACCCGGCGGTTGTCGCCGGTCAGCAGGACCGGGGTCAGACCCAGCCGGCGCAGCCCGGCCACCGCCTCGGCGCTGGTCTCCTTGACCGC includes:
- a CDS encoding LysR family transcriptional regulator, with the translated sequence MVERREIEIFLTVGEELHFGRSAERLHVSVAMVSKTVQKLERSVGAALFERTSRRVAFTAIGRRLFEDLKPAHQAVLDAFARAVAAGRGVDGVLRVGFLGTATAEFVVRAAELLRTRHPGCEVRLHESRFTDGTAPLRDDVIDVLLIDNFAAPLSTLAPEHGAGPVLFREAPMLAVSARHPLARREAVDVAELARYEVLRPRAAAEQAVRASTPGQAARWVAPEGAERLFAAGRADAPSFPLGGAPGGRAAGRSTEFGSVQEMWALVGAGHGVFPVPTHASVYDARPDVAFVPVEGAPVYEWRLVWLAAADNNRVRAFSEAACDYVAAHPDPLTATARAPRGSRA
- a CDS encoding SDR family oxidoreductase — encoded protein: MTSPALTLVLGGTGKTGRRVVRRLTGRGHVVRIGSRTGGIPFDWNDSTTWQPALTGVDAVYVTYQPDLAVPGAPEAIGAFAELAVRTGARRLVLLSGRGEPEAEACEKALAASGAQWTVLRASFFAQNFSEGDFLGPVLDGELALPVGDVQEPFVDADDIAEVAATVLAEGGHTGRTYDLTGPRLLTFAQATAAIGAATGREIGYVTVPAEAYAAELAAHGVPDAVTDLLTYLFTSVLDGRNAYLGDGVRQVLGRPARDFTDHVAEAAATGVWTPGAAS
- a CDS encoding anthrone oxygenase family protein yields the protein MKTTQTGTLLAAVIASGLMAGLFAAFAYSVMPGLRGTSDHTFVATMQGINKAILNPVFMLPFVGTIPLIALAVFLARRGHGRPALPWLVAALVLYLVAFAVTVAANVPLNDQLERAGAPDSIGDLAAVRERFEAAWVAWNIVRALLHTAAFACLAWALVLYGADRVRTDRAAASTSGTSPAYGYGAGHERPFTAGARST